The genomic stretch GCAAATATTGAACGGTCGCATCAATTTGGAGCCTCATATTGCTCTCTAACCGGTTATAGATCACACTTGCTACCAATGGTCTTTCCTCTGGGACGACAACTTCTCTCTCGATCAGTGAGGCCACCGTAAGGAGTTCATGAACCGTGAGGCCTCTTGCTTTTAGTTTTGCCTCAAAATCCGGGATAGAATCCAGCTTTTCCTGCATTTCGGTCAGCATACGTACAACAATATCTTCTGCTGTACTACCTTTTGCAAGCTCATACGTCTCGGGAAATAAGTAGCCTTCCAGCTTATATAGATAATCTGCGTTGTCTTTAATCTCAGCTACGATCGGAATATCACTAAATAACTCTGGCTGGTTTACAATATCCATGAAAAGTTCTTTCGTTGTCGCACCTTCCGTGTCCAGCTTCTCCGCCATCTGTTTCAGTGTATACCCCTCAGGAATCGTAAACTTCAAAGTTTCTTCTTGCTGTACATCTCCATTATTTAGAGCCGTAACAATTTCTTTGTAACTTTGTCCAGGAACAAATGCATACGTACCCGCTTTAAAACCCGAGCCTTCATTGTTCAGTTTCAAATATACTTTAAAGAATAAACTGTTTCGAATGATTCCATTTTCCTCTAGATTATCAGCGATCTGAGAGGTGCCCGTCCCTTTATCAATCGTGAAAATAACGGGTTCTGTGGATGCTGTAACAGGTTTTGTAGATTGCC from Paenibacillus polygoni encodes the following:
- the mltG gene encoding endolytic transglycosylase MltG encodes the protein MKAKYFRRFIILIVTLVVLAGGALYVWQSTKPVTASTEPVIFTIDKGTGTSQIADNLEENGIIRNSLFFKVYLKLNNEGSGFKAGTYAFVPGQSYKEIVTALNNGDVQQEETLKFTIPEGYTLKQMAEKLDTEGATTKELFMDIVNQPELFSDIPIVAEIKDNADYLYKLEGYLFPETYELAKGSTAEDIVVRMLTEMQEKLDSIPDFEAKLKARGLTVHELLTVASLIEREVVVPEERPLVASVIYNRLESNMRLQIDATVQYLLGKQKERLLYKDLEVDSPYNTYRNAGLPPGPIAAPSLSSIEAALSPETSDYLFYVTKKDGSSEHLFAKTYEEHLKNIEKSKESAE